In Panacibacter ginsenosidivorans, the following proteins share a genomic window:
- a CDS encoding YccF domain-containing protein, with amino-acid sequence MNFIGNLIWLIFGGLAAALGYVFGGFILCLTIIGIPFGMQCFKIAGLVLWPFGKKVVSNSNSGGCLSLLFNIIWILTGGLYTAAVHIIFGVLLFITIIGIPFAKQHFKLAEISLTPFGKSVV; translated from the coding sequence ATGAATTTTATAGGTAATCTTATCTGGCTCATCTTCGGCGGACTCGCTGCTGCACTTGGGTACGTATTTGGTGGATTTATTTTATGCCTAACCATTATTGGCATTCCATTCGGCATGCAATGTTTTAAAATTGCAGGATTAGTGTTATGGCCTTTTGGAAAAAAAGTAGTTAGTAATAGTAATAGTGGTGGTTGTCTTTCATTACTGTTTAATATCATCTGGATTCTTACCGGCGGACTTTACACTGCTGCAGTGCATATTATTTTTGGAGTATTATTGTTTATAACGATCATTGGAATTCCATTTGCAAAGCAACATTTTAAACTTGCTGAAATTTCTCTAACACCTTTTGGTAAATCGGTGGTTTAA
- the pyrF gene encoding orotidine-5'-phosphate decarboxylase: MNRFQLVQQIKGKRSFLCVGLDTDITKIPKHLQSHANAIFEFNKSIIDATKDHCVAYKINTAFYEALGVKGWEAMEQTVDYIPKTHFTIADAKRGDIGNTSSQYAKAFFETLNFDSITVAPYMGEDSIRPFMEYENKFVIVLGLTSNKGAKDFELQKMGDEFLYEKVISKVAEWGTPENLMFVVGATQSSELSNIRKLVPDHFLLVPGVGFQGGSLKEVSEHGLNKDCGLLVNASRAIIYASEDESFADEAKIIAQQYQQEMNGYLNF, translated from the coding sequence ATGAATCGCTTTCAACTTGTACAACAGATAAAAGGTAAACGTTCCTTTCTATGTGTTGGCTTAGATACAGACATCACAAAAATCCCAAAGCATTTACAATCTCATGCAAATGCAATCTTTGAATTCAACAAATCCATCATTGATGCAACAAAAGATCATTGTGTGGCGTACAAGATCAACACAGCTTTTTATGAAGCACTTGGAGTAAAAGGCTGGGAAGCAATGGAGCAAACAGTTGACTATATTCCTAAAACACACTTTACTATTGCAGATGCAAAACGTGGAGATATTGGCAACACCTCTTCTCAATACGCCAAAGCATTTTTTGAAACACTCAATTTTGATTCTATAACTGTTGCGCCATATATGGGTGAAGACAGTATAAGACCTTTCATGGAATACGAAAACAAATTTGTAATTGTTCTTGGGTTAACTTCCAACAAAGGCGCAAAAGATTTTGAACTACAAAAAATGGGTGATGAATTTTTATATGAAAAAGTTATTTCAAAAGTTGCTGAATGGGGAACTCCTGAAAACCTGATGTTTGTTGTTGGCGCAACACAGTCAAGTGAATTAAGTAATATCCGAAAGCTTGTTCCTGATCATTTTTTACTTGTTCCTGGTGTAGGTTTCCAGGGAGGCAGCTTGAAAGAAGTAAGTGAACATGGTTTGAATAAAGATTGTGGCTTACTGGTAAATGCAAGCCGCGCCATTATCTATGCTTCTGAAGATGAAAGTTTTGCTGATGAAGCAAAGATCATTGCGCAACAATACCAGCAAGAAATGAACGGGTATCTGAATTTTTAA
- the kynU gene encoding kynureninase codes for MTFENTLSFAQQLDANDTLKHFREQFYFPRHNGSDAIYFCGNSLGLQPKKVEDAIHVELQTWRELAVEGYFKGTNPWLYYHEYLRGSLAKIVGAKEDEITVMNALTVNLHFMMLSFYRPTKQRYKIMMEAGAFPSDQYAVETQVKHYGFDPTDAIVEISPRAGEKILRNEDIVKAIDDNKDTLALTIFGGINYYTGQLYDIPLVTNAAQKIGAIAGWDLAHVTGNVPTQLHNWNVDFAVWCSYKYLNAGPGAVGGVFVHERHANPSTERLAGWWGNDEKIRFKMEKGFIAKSDASGWNLSTTQVFNMVALKASLELFDEAGIQNLRAKSILLTNFLEFLLQQLRYDAFEIITPANEHQRGAQLCLFFKEKGKAIHEQLMQNGIIVDYREPGVIRVAPAPLYCSFEDVYKCVKIISEVLNTN; via the coding sequence ATGACTTTTGAAAACACATTATCATTCGCGCAACAATTAGATGCTAACGACACATTGAAACATTTTCGCGAACAATTTTATTTCCCCCGGCATAATGGAAGTGACGCAATTTATTTCTGTGGTAATTCTTTGGGGTTGCAGCCAAAGAAAGTTGAAGATGCTATACACGTTGAGTTGCAGACCTGGCGTGAGTTAGCAGTAGAAGGATATTTTAAAGGAACAAATCCATGGTTGTATTATCACGAATATTTGCGTGGCTCGCTGGCAAAAATTGTTGGCGCAAAAGAGGATGAAATAACGGTGATGAATGCGCTTACTGTGAACCTTCATTTTATGATGTTGAGTTTTTATAGGCCAACAAAACAACGGTATAAAATAATGATGGAAGCAGGAGCATTTCCGTCTGATCAATATGCAGTGGAAACGCAGGTTAAACATTATGGTTTTGATCCTACTGATGCGATCGTTGAAATTTCGCCACGTGCCGGAGAAAAGATCTTACGCAATGAAGATATTGTAAAAGCAATTGACGATAATAAAGACACACTTGCGTTAACCATTTTTGGGGGCATCAATTATTATACTGGTCAGTTGTATGATATTCCTTTGGTAACAAATGCAGCACAAAAAATTGGCGCTATTGCAGGTTGGGACCTGGCGCATGTTACGGGCAATGTGCCTACGCAATTGCATAACTGGAATGTTGATTTTGCAGTGTGGTGCAGTTATAAATACTTGAATGCCGGGCCTGGTGCGGTGGGTGGCGTGTTTGTACATGAGCGCCACGCAAATCCTTCCACAGAAAGGCTTGCAGGTTGGTGGGGTAATGATGAAAAAATAAGATTTAAAATGGAAAAAGGATTTATTGCAAAGTCTGATGCAAGCGGCTGGAACCTGAGTACTACGCAGGTTTTTAATATGGTTGCTTTGAAAGCATCACTTGAATTATTTGATGAAGCGGGCATACAGAATCTTCGTGCAAAAAGTATTTTGCTTACCAACTTTCTTGAATTTTTATTGCAGCAATTAAGGTATGATGCATTTGAAATAATTACGCCTGCAAATGAACATCAGCGCGGTGCACAACTCTGTTTGTTTTTTAAAGAAAAAGGCAAAGCCATTCATGAGCAGCTTATGCAAAACGGCATCATCGTTGATTACCGTGAACCCGGCGTAATTCGTGTAGCGCCTGCACCTTTGTATTGTTCGTTTGAAGATGTTTATAAATGCGTAAAAATTATAAGTGAAGTTTTGAATACTAACTAA
- a CDS encoding SDR family oxidoreductase → MDLSLQGKTALVCGSTQGIGLATAIELSALGANCVLMARNEKALQEAIAQLDTSVGQQHTYLVADFSKPHEVKEAIEAFTKLHIIHIVINNTGGPKAGPIVDADEEAFRIAFNQHVVCNQIIAKTVIPCMKREGYGRIINIISTSVKIPLSNLGVSNTIRGAVASWAKTMANELGQFNITVNNILPGMTKTNRLESLILNTAAIKKITAETVRENMQQEIPMKRFGEATEIANVIAFLASPAASYVNGASLPVDGGRTGSI, encoded by the coding sequence ATGGACCTATCGTTACAAGGTAAAACAGCATTGGTTTGCGGGAGCACACAAGGCATTGGCCTGGCAACAGCTATAGAGCTTTCTGCACTTGGCGCAAATTGCGTACTGATGGCAAGAAATGAAAAAGCGTTACAGGAAGCTATAGCACAATTAGATACTTCAGTTGGTCAGCAACACACTTATCTTGTTGCGGATTTTAGTAAACCACATGAAGTAAAAGAAGCAATTGAAGCATTTACAAAACTGCATATAATTCATATTGTTATCAACAACACCGGTGGACCAAAAGCAGGGCCAATCGTTGATGCTGACGAGGAAGCTTTCCGTATTGCATTTAACCAGCATGTTGTTTGCAATCAAATTATAGCAAAGACTGTCATTCCCTGTATGAAAAGAGAAGGGTACGGTCGCATTATTAATATCATTTCAACCTCAGTAAAAATCCCGTTGAGTAATCTTGGCGTATCGAATACAATACGTGGCGCAGTTGCATCATGGGCAAAAACTATGGCGAATGAGTTAGGACAATTTAATATTACTGTGAATAATATTTTACCGGGCATGACAAAAACAAATCGCCTTGAAAGCCTGATATTAAATACGGCTGCAATAAAAAAAATTACGGCAGAAACGGTAAGAGAAAATATGCAGCAGGAAATTCCTATGAAACGATTTGGTGAAGCCACAGAGATAGCAAATGTTATTGCATTTCTTGCATCACCCGCAGCTTCCTATGTAAATGGAGCAAGCCTTCCTGTGGATGGCGGAAGAACGGGAAGCATCTAA
- a CDS encoding glycerophosphodiester phosphodiesterase encodes MKRIFAIAIALMSCSPKINPSYTPLQGAASFDLEGHRGCRGLFPENTIPAFINSVSMAITTLEMDVVITKDKKVVVSHDNYFSHEITTKPGGDTVTEAEEKSLNIYQMTYDEVKKYDVGLKPHPRFPQQQKMAAYKPLLSDVVDSIVQEMMTMKRPPIRYNIETKCTPEGDDIYHPKPAEFVELLMSVIKEKGITDYTTIQSFDIRTLQYLHQHYPEMKTSLLVEDKKSFALQLKSLGFIPTIYSPDYTLVTPLLVKQCHDAGIQIIPWTVNDKEEMKKLKTLGVDGIITDYPNLYGEL; translated from the coding sequence ATGAAAAGAATATTCGCCATTGCTATTGCACTTATGAGTTGCTCGCCAAAAATAAATCCGTCATATACGCCATTACAAGGTGCAGCTTCTTTTGACTTAGAGGGTCATCGGGGCTGCCGTGGATTATTTCCCGAAAATACAATTCCTGCTTTTATAAATTCAGTAAGCATGGCGATTACAACACTGGAGATGGATGTTGTAATAACCAAGGATAAAAAAGTTGTTGTGTCGCATGATAATTATTTCAGCCATGAAATAACGACAAAACCAGGTGGAGACACAGTTACGGAAGCAGAAGAAAAATCTTTGAACATTTATCAAATGACCTATGATGAAGTAAAGAAATATGATGTTGGTTTAAAACCACATCCCCGTTTTCCGCAGCAGCAAAAGATGGCGGCTTATAAGCCTTTGCTTTCAGATGTCGTAGATAGTATCGTGCAGGAAATGATGACAATGAAACGCCCGCCGATACGCTATAATATTGAAACAAAATGTACGCCTGAAGGTGATGATATTTATCACCCAAAACCTGCTGAATTTGTTGAATTGCTGATGTCTGTTATTAAAGAAAAAGGCATTACTGATTATACAACGATACAGTCATTTGATATCAGAACATTGCAATATTTACATCAGCATTACCCGGAAATGAAAACTTCTTTGCTGGTAGAAGATAAAAAATCATTTGCCCTGCAATTAAAAAGCCTTGGCTTTATCCCAACTATTTATAGTCCTGATTATACATTGGTGACACCATTGCTGGTAAAACAATGTCATGATGCAGGCATACAAATTATTCCATGGACAGTGAATGACAAAGAAGAAATGAAAAAACTGAAAACACTTGGTGTTGATGGCATTATTACTGACTACCCGAACTTATATGGTGAACTTTAA
- a CDS encoding FMN-binding negative transcriptional regulator — translation MYNVPHFKTSDSDEVIAFMHAHPFIMLCGVSENNTPVVTHVPVLIEQRGDKIYLLAHVMRKQDHTKAFEANPNVLAVFSGAHTYISASWYGNKQSASTWNYQTVHARGILKFLDDDGLLNIITKLTETFEQNPASPSLVHKMEEAYVSSMMKAIVAFEIEVTDLQHVFKLSQNRDEKSYENIIEQLGSKDSEAKEIAEIMRKRKSKVYPS, via the coding sequence ATGTATAACGTTCCACATTTTAAAACTTCAGACAGCGATGAAGTGATCGCATTTATGCATGCGCATCCATTTATTATGCTTTGTGGCGTATCAGAAAATAATACACCTGTTGTAACGCATGTCCCTGTTTTAATAGAACAAAGAGGCGATAAAATTTATTTGCTGGCACATGTAATGCGCAAGCAGGATCATACAAAAGCATTTGAGGCAAACCCAAATGTATTAGCAGTTTTCTCTGGTGCGCATACTTATATAAGTGCAAGCTGGTACGGGAATAAACAATCTGCCAGCACATGGAATTATCAAACAGTGCATGCAAGAGGTATTCTAAAATTTTTAGATGATGATGGGTTACTTAATATTATTACCAAACTCACCGAAACATTTGAGCAAAATCCGGCTTCGCCTTCGCTGGTTCATAAAATGGAGGAAGCTTATGTAAGCAGTATGATGAAAGCAATTGTGGCATTTGAAATTGAAGTAACAGACCTGCAACATGTTTTCAAACTGAGTCAGAACCGTGATGAAAAGAGTTATGAGAATATTATAGAACAGCTTGGCAGTAAAGATTCTGAAGCAAAAGAAATTGCAGAGATAATGCGTAAAAGAAAATCAAAAGTATATCCTTCATGA
- a CDS encoding DUF4836 family protein has product MKHMLRYTLLFTAIVLVATSCKKSLPEQTKYIPKDAVFVFDLNWKSLSDKASKGNINWDSLYKSVADEEADSAIREGRKVMQEFMRSGIDTTKDIFFFAKMGGSIMGGQQVSGGVVGAMKDAVAFEAYIKGQPRAGEIRKGNNYSYIKLENELFVGWNKDVVILTGVQNQSVRYNDSTGPGVSADNSGGAAALAALFAQKEEESVASITEFQELMKEKGDMLFWSNSSSAFSSVPFLGMTKIADLFKDSYGAGVINFEDGKVTASFKSYSGKDLAAIWDKYKGPQADMGMVNQFPSPVEGYAAFSFNPQIIAEIVKYGGFESTVKQFMEKAGFTMDDVLKIFKGDFAIVFGDIAYEETSYTFDDQVYKTKRPVAKLVFNAAIGDKAAYDKVAAKLAEMGEMEMKNGQYVPKQLGEMAWSMDGKNLIIATDSTLLQQYLAGKGNAAVPSNIADQSKGKAFAFYVDINKILGAFAKDSAGAETIKAAQSTFNSAIATSENYNGKYVASNMELKMANDKENSLVSLVKFFAAVSKEAVSMENRMNHGGMSDMEMEDMPHADSDAIPPPPPPKQ; this is encoded by the coding sequence ATGAAACATATGCTTCGCTACACCCTGCTCTTTACTGCAATAGTTTTAGTAGCAACTTCCTGTAAAAAATCGCTTCCGGAACAAACAAAATATATTCCTAAGGATGCTGTGTTTGTTTTTGATCTAAACTGGAAAAGCCTGTCAGACAAGGCTTCCAAAGGAAACATCAACTGGGATTCTTTGTACAAATCAGTTGCTGATGAAGAAGCCGATTCTGCCATAAGAGAAGGAAGGAAAGTGATGCAGGAATTTATGCGTTCAGGCATAGATACTACCAAAGATATTTTCTTCTTTGCTAAAATGGGTGGCTCTATAATGGGTGGCCAGCAGGTTTCAGGTGGTGTTGTGGGTGCCATGAAAGATGCGGTTGCATTTGAAGCATATATAAAAGGCCAGCCCCGTGCAGGTGAAATAAGAAAAGGAAATAATTACAGTTATATAAAACTGGAAAATGAATTGTTTGTAGGCTGGAATAAAGATGTGGTGATCTTAACCGGTGTTCAAAATCAAAGTGTTCGTTATAACGACAGTACCGGTCCGGGTGTATCTGCTGATAACAGTGGTGGCGCTGCGGCACTGGCTGCACTCTTTGCACAAAAAGAAGAAGAATCTGTTGCTTCTATAACCGAGTTCCAGGAGTTGATGAAAGAAAAAGGCGATATGCTTTTCTGGAGCAATTCAAGCAGCGCATTCAGCTCTGTACCATTTCTAGGCATGACAAAGATCGCAGACCTGTTTAAAGATTCTTATGGCGCAGGTGTTATCAATTTTGAAGATGGAAAAGTAACTGCCAGTTTTAAATCATACAGTGGCAAAGACCTTGCCGCTATCTGGGATAAATACAAAGGCCCGCAGGCCGATATGGGAATGGTTAACCAGTTTCCTTCACCGGTGGAAGGTTATGCAGCTTTCTCCTTCAACCCTCAGATCATTGCAGAGATCGTTAAATATGGTGGCTTTGAAAGCACGGTGAAACAATTCATGGAAAAAGCTGGTTTTACAATGGATGATGTATTGAAAATATTCAAAGGGGATTTCGCCATAGTATTTGGTGATATTGCTTACGAAGAAACTTCTTACACATTTGATGACCAGGTATACAAAACAAAAAGACCTGTTGCAAAACTTGTTTTCAATGCAGCCATTGGTGATAAAGCCGCTTATGATAAAGTTGCCGCAAAGCTTGCAGAAATGGGCGAGATGGAAATGAAGAATGGTCAGTATGTACCCAAACAACTTGGAGAAATGGCATGGAGCATGGATGGCAAGAATCTTATTATTGCAACAGACAGCACATTGCTGCAGCAATATCTTGCAGGCAAAGGCAATGCTGCAGTGCCTTCGAACATTGCAGACCAGTCAAAAGGAAAAGCTTTTGCGTTTTATGTTGACATCAATAAAATATTGGGTGCATTTGCAAAAGATTCTGCGGGTGCTGAAACAATAAAAGCGGCACAATCAACTTTCAATAGTGCAATAGCCACAAGTGAGAATTATAATGGCAAGTACGTAGCCAGCAACATGGAATTGAAAATGGCAAATGATAAAGAGAACAGCCTTGTGTCGCTGGTTAAATTTTTTGCAGCAGTTTCAAAAGAAGCGGTGAGCATGGAAAACAGGATGAACCATGGCGGCATGAGTGATATGGAAATGGAAGATATGCCACATGCTGATTCTGACGCAATTCCGCCGCCACCACCGCCAAAACAATAA
- a CDS encoding ATP-binding cassette domain-containing protein, producing MQLELKQIVPIPLKDKFSKRGSDIWNNNLHFSKGEWIKIKAPSGTGKTTFIHIIYKLRHDYEGTVLWSNNELTKIAGDDLAQLRQKNISVIFQDLRLFPNVTARENIELKRVLQTPFYEKNMIDAMAERLGVSHILDQRAGLCSYGEQQRIAIIRALIQPFDWLIMDEPFSHLDQENIGKAAALIAEECTKRKAGFMLTDLDEDSHFKYTKVLNL from the coding sequence ATGCAGCTTGAATTAAAACAAATTGTTCCTATACCATTAAAGGATAAATTTTCCAAACGCGGTTCCGATATATGGAACAACAATCTGCATTTTTCAAAAGGCGAATGGATAAAAATAAAAGCGCCCAGTGGTACAGGCAAAACAACTTTTATTCACATTATTTATAAACTGCGTCATGATTATGAAGGCACTGTTTTATGGAGCAATAATGAACTTACAAAAATAGCAGGCGATGATCTTGCACAATTAAGGCAAAAAAATATCAGTGTTATTTTCCAGGACCTGCGCTTATTTCCCAATGTTACAGCAAGAGAAAACATAGAATTAAAACGGGTGTTGCAAACGCCGTTTTATGAAAAAAACATGATTGATGCGATGGCGGAAAGATTAGGTGTATCGCATATTTTAGACCAGCGTGCAGGTTTATGCAGTTATGGTGAGCAACAACGTATTGCTATCATCCGTGCACTAATACAGCCATTCGACTGGCTTATTATGGATGAACCATTCAGTCATCTTGACCAGGAAAACATTGGTAAAGCTGCGGCATTAATTGCAGAAGAATGCACAAAACGCAAGGCAGGTTTTATGCTTACAGATCTTGATGAGGATAGCCATTTTAAGTACACAAAAGTTTTGAATTTATAA
- a CDS encoding MBL fold metallo-hydrolase codes for MMQLKMFTFNPVQENTYVLWNEKKDAIIIDPGCYFTAEEETLQTFIRENELKPVKLINTHCHFDHVFGLKWAAKTFELQVFLHPIAEKELQFAATSAIQWGFGIANYAGPFHYLNHGDTIELGNDKLKVLYTPGHSPGSICFYCEKQNFVIDGDVLFLQSIGRTDFPGSNHQQLLQSIKEQLFVLPDETIVYPGHGPHTTIGNEKKFNPFLREIA; via the coding sequence ATGATGCAACTCAAAATGTTTACGTTTAACCCGGTACAGGAGAACACTTATGTGCTGTGGAACGAAAAAAAGGATGCGATTATTATCGACCCCGGATGCTATTTTACAGCAGAAGAAGAGACTTTACAAACCTTTATACGAGAGAATGAATTGAAACCTGTTAAGCTCATTAATACTCATTGCCATTTTGATCATGTGTTCGGGTTAAAATGGGCCGCTAAGACTTTTGAGCTTCAGGTTTTTCTGCACCCAATAGCTGAAAAAGAGTTGCAATTTGCAGCTACTTCTGCCATTCAATGGGGCTTTGGCATTGCCAATTATGCGGGTCCTTTTCATTACTTAAATCATGGAGATACTATTGAACTTGGCAACGATAAATTAAAAGTACTGTACACTCCCGGCCACTCACCCGGCAGTATTTGCTTTTATTGCGAAAAACAAAATTTTGTTATTGATGGCGATGTATTGTTTTTGCAAAGTATTGGCCGTACAGATTTTCCCGGAAGCAATCACCAGCAATTATTGCAAAGTATAAAAGAGCAATTATTTGTTTTACCAGATGAAACGATTGTTTATCCCGGTCATGGGCCACACACAACCATTGGCAATGAAAAAAAATTCAATCCTTTCTTAAGAGAGATCGCATAA